From a single Rutidosis leptorrhynchoides isolate AG116_Rl617_1_P2 chromosome 5, CSIRO_AGI_Rlap_v1, whole genome shotgun sequence genomic region:
- the LOC139846678 gene encoding phosphoglycerate kinase, cytosolic gives MATKKSVSSLKEADLKGKRVFVRVDLNVPLDDNFNITDDTRIRAAVPTIKYLMSNGSRVILSSHLGRPKGVTPKFSLKPLVPRLSELLGLEVKIASDCIGPEVEKLVAEIPEGGVLLLENVRFYKEEEKNDPEFAKKLASLADLYVNDAFGTAHRAHASTEGVAKHLKPSVAGFLMQKELDYLVGAVSNPKKPFAAIVGGSKVSSKIGVIESLLNKVDILVLGGGMIFTFYKAQGLAVGSSLVEEDKLDLATSLLEKAKSKGVSLLLPSDVVIADKFAADANSKIVPASSIPDGWMGLDIGPDSIKSFSETLDTTKTVIWNGPMGVFEFEKFAAGTEAIAKKLAELSGKGVTTIIGGGDSVAAVEKAGLADKMSHISTGGGASLELLEGKPLPGVLALDDA, from the exons ATGGCAACAAAGAAGAGTGTAAGTAGCTTAAAAGAAGCAGATCTAAAGGGGAAAAGAGTGTTTGTTAGGGTTGATCTTAACGTACCTTTGGATGATAACTTCAATATCACCGATGATACTCGTATTCGTGCTGCTGTTCCTACTATCAAGTACTTGATGTCTAATGGCTCCAGAGTTATTCTCTCTTCACATCTG GGACGCCCAAAGGGTGTTACACCAAAATTCAGCCTCAAGCCACTAGTGCCTAGACTCTCTGAACTCCTTGGATTAGAG GTTAAGATTGCAAGTGATTGCATTGGTCCAGAGGTTGAGAAATTGGTGGCTGAGATCCCAGAGGGAGGTGTTTTGCTTCTTGAAAACGTGAGGTTTTACAAGGAAGAAGAGAAAAATGACCCTGAATTTGCAAAGAAATTGGCATCTCTAGCTGACCTTTATGTCAATGATGCATTTGGCACTGCACATAGGGCACATGCCTCAACTGAGGGTGTTGCAAAGCATTTGAAGCCTTCTGTTGCTGGTTTCCTCATGCAAAAG GAACTTGATTACCTAGTTGGAGCTGTGTCTAACCCTAAGAAGCCATTTGCTGCAATAGTTGGTGGGTCAAAGGTGTCAAGTAAGATTGGTGTGATCGAGTCATTATTGAACAAGGTTGACATACTTGTCCTAGGTGGCGGTATGATATTTACTTTCTATAAAGCCCAAGGACTAGCGGTTGGTTCTTCTTTAGTGGAGGAAGATAAGCTTGACCTTGCTACATCACTTCTTGAAAAGGCCAAGTCTAAGGGAGTGTCCCTTTTACTCCCATCTGATGTTGTCATTGCTGACAAGTTTGCCGCTGATGCAAACAGCAAG ATTGTTCCTGCATCTAGCATTCCTGATGGGTGGATGGGATTAGATATCGGACCAGATTCCATTAAATCGTTTAGTGAAACTTTGGATACTACCAAAACTGTCATATGGAATGGACCTATGGGTGTGTTTGAGTTTGAGAAATTTGCTGCAGGCACTGAG GCTATTGCAAAGAAGCTAGCAGAGCTTAGTGGGAAGGGGGTGACAACCATCATTGGAGGTGGTGACTCGGTTGCAGCCGTTGAGAAGGCTGGGCTAGCCGACAAGATGAGCCACATTTCAACTGGTGGTGGTGCTAGTTTGGAGCTTCTTGAAGGGAAGCCACTACCAGGTGTGCTAGCACTAGATGATGCTTGA